The Verrucomicrobiota bacterium genome contains a region encoding:
- a CDS encoding response regulator — translation MNKRAQPLTILMADDDEDDRILTRIVLQKSRVVHRFLTVEDGEELMDYLYRRGKFSDPASSPRPDLVLLDLNMPRKNGWEALCEIKLDPRFRDIPIVVLTVSKDFEDIYRSNNLGADSYLTKPITMQSLESLMNELRPLVAT, via the coding sequence ATGAATAAACGCGCTCAACCACTGACCATCCTCATGGCGGATGATGACGAAGACGACCGGATTTTGACCCGCATTGTTTTGCAGAAGAGCCGCGTCGTTCACCGGTTTCTCACGGTTGAAGATGGCGAGGAACTGATGGACTACCTGTATCGGCGCGGCAAGTTTAGCGACCCGGCCAGTTCCCCGCGGCCCGATTTGGTCCTGCTCGATCTGAACATGCCGCGGAAAAATGGTTGGGAAGCCTTGTGCGAGATCAAACTGGATCCGCGCTTCCGCGACATACCCATCGTGGTGTTGACCGTCTCGAAAGACTTTGAGGACATTTACCGCAGCAATAATCTGGGCGCGGACTCCTACCTTACCAAACCGATTACGATGCAGTCGCTTGAAAGTTTGATGAATGAGCTTCGACCACTTGTGGCCACCTGA
- a CDS encoding response regulator, whose amino-acid sequence MLRRQKSIAILMADDDPDDRLLTLHAFQRSRLRGELRFVEDGEDLMDYLKRRGKYLSPATSPRPDLILLDLNMPRKQGHEALHEIKADPRLRQIPVVVLTTSRAQEDIFRTYDLGANSFISKPATFEGMLGMVRNLADYWFKLVELLPERSGL is encoded by the coding sequence ATGCTCAGGCGCCAGAAATCTATCGCTATTCTGATGGCGGATGACGATCCGGATGACCGTCTGCTGACCCTGCATGCTTTTCAGAGAAGCCGGTTGCGGGGTGAATTGCGCTTCGTCGAAGATGGCGAAGACTTGATGGATTATCTGAAACGGCGGGGCAAATATCTCAGCCCGGCAACTTCGCCGCGCCCCGATCTGATCCTGTTGGATTTGAACATGCCGCGCAAGCAGGGCCATGAGGCGCTGCACGAAATCAAGGCGGACCCGCGGTTGCGGCAGATCCCCGTGGTCGTCCTGACCACTTCGCGGGCGCAGGAGGACATTTTTCGCACCTATGATTTGGGCGCCAACTCGTTTATTTCCAAACCGGCGACGTTTGAAGGGATGCTGGGCATGGTCAGGAACCTGGCCGACTATTGGTTCAAACTCGTGGAGCTTTTGCCCGAACGGAGCGGATTATGA
- a CDS encoding response regulator: MSSTIDPRIFKVLLVEDDEDDYLLTRGLLSRAIYGSFDLEWAATFEDGLKKMAEHRHDVYLIDYRLGAHNGIELMKLAGSNGCRAPLILVAGQGDHQLYIEAMESGAADYMVKGEINAPLLERSIRYAIARKQAAEEQERLIAELKEALAQIKTISGLIPICAGCKKIRDDEGFWQQLESYISRHSDAVFSHGLCPECVKRLYPDFVETGTNAPPPGSANDVDGPLESAKASKQKKA; encoded by the coding sequence ATGAGTTCAACCATCGATCCACGCATCTTCAAAGTCCTCTTGGTCGAGGATGACGAGGATGATTATCTGCTCACGCGCGGTTTGCTCTCCCGCGCCATTTACGGTTCGTTCGATTTGGAATGGGCCGCCACGTTTGAAGATGGATTGAAAAAAATGGCCGAACACCGGCACGATGTTTATCTGATCGATTACCGTTTGGGCGCGCACAACGGGATCGAACTCATGAAGCTGGCAGGGTCAAATGGTTGCCGCGCGCCGCTGATCCTCGTCGCCGGACAGGGCGACCACCAATTGTACATCGAAGCCATGGAATCCGGCGCCGCGGATTATATGGTCAAAGGCGAAATCAACGCGCCTCTGCTGGAACGTTCCATCCGTTACGCCATCGCCCGCAAACAGGCGGCCGAAGAGCAGGAGCGCTTGATTGCCGAACTCAAGGAGGCGCTGGCGCAAATCAAGACCATCAGCGGTTTAATCCCCATCTGCGCCGGTTGCAAAAAAATTCGCGATGACGAAGGTTTCTGGCAACAATTGGAAAGCTACATCAGCCGGCATTCCGACGCAGTCTTTTCGCACGGTTTATGTCCTGAATGTGTCAAGCGGCTCTACCCTGATTTTGTGGAAACCGGCACCAACGCCCCACCGCCCGGCTCCGCCAACGACGTCGATGGGCCGTTGGAATCTGCCAAAGCCAGCAAGCAGAAGAAAGCGTGA
- a CDS encoding DUF4149 domain-containing protein — MIVFLRFVGVVNAGVWLGAALFLTLGAGPAFFSPEMKSLLGPRAFPVYSGAVAQIVIERYFVLQYWCAIIALAHLIAEGLYTGKALEKFTLTLLLGLFSLSLIGGYWLQPKLKRLHATKYQAATPELRDQAARSFRGWHGLARVADVVMMGGLLVYLWRSLNRPDAPRFVSTEKFRS, encoded by the coding sequence GTGATTGTCTTCCTTCGATTTGTCGGAGTGGTGAACGCCGGGGTCTGGCTGGGCGCCGCTCTCTTTCTCACCTTGGGAGCGGGTCCGGCATTTTTCTCGCCGGAGATGAAATCGTTGCTTGGGCCGCGCGCGTTTCCGGTCTATTCGGGTGCCGTGGCACAAATCGTCATCGAGCGCTATTTCGTTCTGCAATACTGGTGCGCCATCATCGCGCTGGCGCATCTGATCGCGGAGGGGTTGTACACAGGAAAAGCGCTGGAAAAATTCACCCTCACCCTCTTGCTGGGGCTTTTTTCCTTGAGTCTGATCGGAGGCTACTGGCTGCAACCGAAATTGAAACGACTTCATGCCACAAAATATCAGGCCGCCACACCGGAATTGCGCGACCAGGCCGCCCGCTCGTTTCGCGGCTGGCACGGCCTGGCCCGGGTGGCAGACGTGGTCATGATGGGCGGCTTGTTGGTCTATCTTTGGCGGAGCCTTAATCGTCCTGATGCCCCGCGCTTTGTCAGCACGGAAAAGTTCCGTAGTTGA
- a CDS encoding RNA-binding protein: MFSNDRSSPRGYHSHGELSPKPPMNEETLKAAKIQIERKTFILSLKENLRGRFLRITEDVGGRRDTIIVPAPGLDEFKKLLDEMVKAAAETPPKTG; encoded by the coding sequence ATGTTTTCAAACGACCGGTCATCGCCTCGCGGTTATCATTCTCACGGGGAGTTGTCTCCCAAACCCCCGATGAACGAGGAAACCTTGAAGGCGGCGAAAATCCAGATCGAACGCAAAACCTTTATCTTGTCGCTCAAGGAGAATCTGCGTGGTCGTTTCCTGCGCATCACGGAAGACGTCGGCGGCCGGCGCGACACGATCATCGTTCCCGCGCCTGGTCTTGATGAGTTCAAAAAGTTGCTGGATGAAATGGTCAAGGCGGCGGCGGAGACTCCCCCCAAAACCGGCTGA